GCCCGGCTACCTCGCCTGGCACCGCGCCACCTTCCTGCACAAGTGCGCCGGGCTGACCGGCGAGCAGCTCGCGCTGCGCCCGCTGCCCGCGAGCTCGCTCTCGCTGCTCGGCCTGATGCGCCACCTGGCCAAGGTGGAGCGGACGTGGTTCCGGATCCGCTTCGCCGGCCAGGACGTCCCGCCGCTGCACTTCGTGGAGGGCCACAAGGACGCCGACTTCGACCTGCTGGAGCCCGAGCGGGCCGAGCAGGAGTACCTGGCGCTGCTGGAGGAGCAGCGGCTCGCCGACCTCGCGGTGACCGGCGCCGGGTTGGACGAGGTGCTGGCCGCGTACGGCGAGAAGCAGTCGCTGCGCACGACGTACCTGCACGTCATCACCGAGTACGCCCGCCACAACGGCCACGCCGACCTGTTGCGCGAGCACATCGACGGGGTGACCGGGGGCTGAACGGGAGGCCCCGGAGGGTGAAGTCCCTTGCGGGGCAAGGGCACTGGAATGCACCCCGGCCGGACGGTTCGTCAGATGAGCGGATAGCATACTGAGTATGGGACCTCTCGAACCGAACGTGCCCGAGCTGATCCTCGGACTGATCGTCTTCTCCGCCCTCTTCTGGGCGCTCGGCAAGGTGCTGCTGCCCCGCATCGAACGCACCCTCGCCGAGCGCCACGACAAGACCGACGGCGGCATCGCCCGCGCGGAGGCGGTCCGGGCCGAGGCGGAACGCATCCGCCAGGAGTTCCAGGCCGAGCTGACCGCCGCCCGGCACGAGGCCGCCGCCATCCGGCAGGCCGCCGCCGAGGAGGGCGCGGCCCTGGTCGCCGCCCTGCGCGCGGAGGGCCTGCAGCAGCGCGAGCAGCTGGTGGCCGAGGCGCAGGTGCAGCTGGCCGCGGACAAGGTGCTGGCCGAGGCCGAACTGCGCGAGGACGTCATCAAGCTGGCGTCCGAGCTGGCCTCCCGGGTGGTCGGCGAACCGCTCGGCGACCTGCCCTCCACCCGCGCCGCCGCGGAGGAGTTCCGCAACCGCGCCGAGGTCTGACGCCCCGCCCGTTCGCAGCGGTGGAGGTGGTTCAGGAGCACGGGCCGTCGTCGGCCCACACGCCCCACTGGCCGCTGGCGGACGGGTTCTCGTTCAGGGTCCACCACTTGGCGTGGTAGTTGTGGCCGTTGTAGCTGACCTTGTTGTTCGCCACGTAGGTGGTGGAGGCGGACCAGGCCGGGCTGCAGGTACCGGTTCCGGTGCTGGTGCTCGGGGAGGGGCTGGTCCCGGTGCTCGGCGAGGTGCTGCTGCTCGGCGACGGGGAGGTGCTGGTGGGCGGGGTCGCACCGGCGAACTTCACCGTGTACTTGGTGAAGTCCCAGTCGTTCTGGGCCACGCTGGAGCAGGCGCCGG
The window above is part of the Kitasatospora sp. NA04385 genome. Proteins encoded here:
- a CDS encoding DinB family protein, which translates into the protein MTWTLPATTRTGGSLTAPETELLPGYLAWHRATFLHKCAGLTGEQLALRPLPASSLSLLGLMRHLAKVERTWFRIRFAGQDVPPLHFVEGHKDADFDLLEPERAEQEYLALLEEQRLADLAVTGAGLDEVLAAYGEKQSLRTTYLHVITEYARHNGHADLLREHIDGVTGG